ACCGCGGAGAACGTGTCGTAATCGTCTCGCGCGTCGGCAAACCGCGGCACGGCAGGGTGCATGGCGACCAGCAATGGATCGTTGCGTGTGCAGCTGATGTCACTACGCTCGAGCGACGTCGTCGACGGGACGACGATGTCGGCGTGCTTGGCCATGGGCGTCCAGTACGGGTCGTGCACCACGACCGTGTCGGGTCGTGCCAGCGCCCGGCGAAGTCGTCCGAGATCCTGATGATGGTGGAAGGGATTGCCGCCCGCCCAGTGCACCAGCCGAATATCGGGATACGTCAGTCGCTGTCCGTCGAAATCGAATTCCTCGCCGGGGTGGAGCAGCATGTCCGACACGGCAGCCACCGGGATGAACGCCTTTATCGGATTCGAGCCCTGGGACAACGTGGGAAGGGGATACGGCACCGGTGCGAGACCAGGCTCGTTCATCGACCCATAACCGTGCCCGAATCCCCCACCGGGGATGCCGATCTGCCCGAGCATCGACGCAAGTGTCACGCCCATCCACGGTGCTTGCTCGCCCGATTTCGTCCGCTGCAGAGACCACGTGACGGTGATCAACGTGCGACGCCTCGCCATCTCGCGTGCCAGTTCGGTGATCTCCGAGGTGGAGACATCGCAGATGTTCGACGCCCACTCTGCGGTCTTGGGCGTGCCGTCCGTGGCTCCGAGCAGATACTCCTCGAAGCGCGCGTATCCGGTGCAATATCGATCGAGAAATGCTGTGTCGTGCAGATTTTCGGAGACCAGAACGTAGGCGATTCCGAGCATCATCGCGACATCGGTGCCTGGAATCGGCGTCAGCCAACGAGCCGCACCGTCGAGATCGTTTCGAAGCGGACTGATGGTGACGATTTTTCCGCCACGGGCGCGGAGCGCATCCAGAGCCGAGGCAGTGGGATGGTCAGAGGTTCCTCCGTGGTTGATGCCGGTATTCTTCAGCGGAATTCCGCCGAACGCGACGATCAGTTCCGTCTTGCGGGCGATCACCTCCCAGGAGGTGGAGCGCGAGAACATCTTCCAGTGGGCTCCCAGAACGTGCGGCATGACGACGCCGGTGGCTCCGAGCGAATAGCTGTGCACCGAGCGCGTGTAACCGCCGATGCAATTGAGAAATCGGTGAACCTGGCTCTGCGCGTGATGGAATCTTCCTGCACTGGCCCACCCGTAGGAGCCGCCGTAGATCGCCTGGTTGCCATGCCGGTCGATCACGCGAGAAAGCTCGGCAGCCAGCAATTCGGTGAGTTCGTCCCAGGACACCGGAACGAACTCTTCGCTGCCGCGCCGATCCGTCGGACCTGGACCACGCTCGAGCCAACCGCGTCGAACGGCAGGGCCTTGCACCCGAGACCGGTGTGTCACCGAGCCGACGAGATTACCCAGCACGGGCGAGGGATTACGGTCGGTCTCCTGGGGATGCACGGCTGTCACCTCGCCGTCGGCACTTTCGGCTCGAAACATTCCCCAGTGACCCATGTGCTGAGACAGTCCCGGGTGCGGCTGCTTCATCGAATTCCGTTGCTCGCCAGTACATCCAGCAAGCCGGTGGGACGCTCCCGGGTAGCGATCGGATCGACGAGGGCGAAAGAGCACCCAATTGCCCGCGCCGCCCCGTCGGCCTCTTCACTGTCACCGACCATCAAGGTCCGCGCCGGATCCACCCCGAGCGAACGCACCGCAGAAAGAAATATTTCCGGCTGAGGTTTGACGTAGCCGACCTCGTACGACAAGACGAACTCGCTGACGTGGTCAAACACTCCGAGCATGTCGAATGCCGGGCGGATGTCGAAGGCAATATTGCTCAGCACCGCAACTGGAATCGCTCTGCCGGCGAGCATCGCCAGCACGTGCGCCGTATCCGGGTACGGAGTCCAGCACGATGGGTCGATCACTCGGCCGTACACGGACTCGGCCTGAGCGCGGTCGCTGACGCCGGATTCACGAAGAACATGCAAATATGCCTGACGGTGCAGCGACGGATCGAGATCACGGTTGTTCCAGGCGTGCCTATTCACTTCGTCGAACTCGACGACCTCCCCCACCGGCGCAGTCATCCGTCGCATCAATTCCGCCGCACGGTGACCGTCGACCGGTGTTCCATCCGAGTGCGTGACGGTCTCGAACCAACTCTCGTCCTCCTCCAAACGGAACAGCGTTCCGGAGAAGTCGAACACCACAGCCTCGATCGGAGACGCGACGGCTCGGTCCCGCACAACGCCTCGTCCCGAAGCGTGCGTCTCCGACCCCGAGGTCACGGCAGTGACGTGACGAGCGCTTCGACGTCGACGCGTGGCCCGGTGAAGAACGGAGTCTCTTCGCGAACGTGCCTACGTGCCTCCGTTGCGCGTAGGTCCCGCATCAGGTCGACGATCCGATCGAGCTCGGGAGCTTCGAAGGCGAGGATCCACTCGTAGTCCCCCAACGCAAACGCCGGAACCGTGTTGGCGCGCACATCTTTGTATCCGCGCGCGGCCTTGCCATGGTCGGAGAGCATCGTGCGCCGCTCTTCGTCGGGGAGCAAGTACCAATCGATGGAACGCACGAACGGGTAGACACAGATGTAGGCACCCGGTTCTTCACCAGCGATGAACGCCGGGACGTGAGACTTGTTGAACTCGGCCGGCCGATGCAGCGCGGTGTTGCTCCACACCGGGGTACTGGCCTTGCCGAGCGCGGTGGTACGACGAAAATCCGAGTACGTAGCCTGCAGATCTTCGATGCGCTCCGCGTGTGTCCACACCATGAAGTCGGCGTCGGCTCGCATGCCTGCGATGTCGTATACACCACGTACTGCGACGCCTTTTTCTTCCTGACTCTCGAAGAACACTCGAGCCTGCTTGGCGGCTTCGGCTCGGTCCTCGCCCAGGACACCGGGTGTGACCTTGAAGACCGAGAACATCAGGTAGCGGAGGGTCGAATTGAGGGTTGTGTAGTCCAAACGTGGCATGGCTCTATCGTGCCACTTCCGCAATGCGTGTGGCTGCTCTGGTGGCCGAAGCGACACAAGCAGGCACTCCGACACCGTGACTCCACGCACCTGCCACGGCCAACCCGTCGACATCGCGCACAGCTGCCTCGATTGTGGCAACTCGATCCAGGTGGCCGGGTGCGTACTGCGGTAGGCCGCCGTGCCATCGCTGCACGAACGAGGACGACGGCGCGGCATCCACGCCGGTCACCCGGTGCAGGTCTCGTACGGCCGCCTCGATCAACTCTTCGTCGGTCCAGGTGAGCGGGCCTGCGTCACCGAATCGTGCCAGCGAGGCACGGACGAGTGAACTACCACGCTCCGCTATATGCGCCCACTTCCTACTGGACAAGGTGAAAGCCTTGACGGCGAGTCCGGCGTCGGTGGCCACGAGTACGCCGGAGTTGTCGGGAAGGTCGACGGCAGTGTCGAACGCCATGGCCACCACGACCGAGGATGCGAGCTCGATTTCGGCTGCTGCTGCCGCGGCATCCGGAACGGCTGAGCCCAATATCGACGCCAGGACCGGCGCGGGAACTGCCAGCACCACCGCGTCGAACTGCCCGATCGAATCCACCACCCAACCGCTGTTCTCGCGCCGAACGGACTTCGCGGCAGTGCCGAACAGGGTGCGCGGTGCTGCGGCCGCAACCAGCGCGTCGATCAAGGTGCGATATCCATCACGCAGTGCACCGAAAACCGGCGCCGAACTCGGAGCCGGAAGCGCGGACGCCACCGCCGCCGACAGACTGGTAGCTCCGGCGTCCAGGGCCGCTGCCAGGGTAGGTAGTGCTGCGCGAACTCCGATCGAATCCGAAAGCCCCGAGTAGACGCCGCCCAGCAACGGGTCGACCGATCTCGCTAGAACCTGTTCACCGAATCGCGAACCGACCAACTGAGCGACGCTGAGGTCGCTGGTTCGGTCCCAGGACAACTCGGTGTCACGCTCACCGGCGATCGTTGCCAGCGTCCGTGCATCTACGAGGCCCTCCACGGAGGCAGCGTCCGCCGGGATACCCATCAGGGTCCCGGTTGGGAGTGAGTGGAGCCTCTCGCCCGAGAAGATGAGTGGACGTAATCCGGCCGGATGGACGAACTGCGCGCTCAATCCGAGCTCATCCATCAGGGCAGGCACTTCGGGTCTGCGGCCGATGAATGCCTCGGCGCCGACATCGAACGGCCCGCCTTCCAACGTCACCGTGCGCAACGTGCCGCCGAGGCGCATCGATTCTTCGACGATGGTGATATCGGCTTCGGGACCGAACTTCTGCCGCAGCCTGAAGGCGGCAACCAGGCCGGTAATCCCGCCACCGATCACCACAACGCGAGGCGGTCCTACGGTCACAGCGAGTGCACCAACTCCACCACCCGGGTCAGCACATCCGGATCGGTATCGGGCAGAACTCCGTGACCGAGGTTGAATACATGCCCCACAGCGCCTGCTTCGACGGCGCGATCGCCCTCGGCGACGATGCGACGAACCTCACTCTCGACGGCATCCCAACCAGCGAAGAGCACCGCTGGGTCCAGGTTTCCCTGCAACGCCTTCCCCGGGCCGACGCGTCGGGCTGCGACATCGAGGGGAATTCGCCAGTCGACACCGACCATGTCGGCACCGGCCTCTCCCATGGCACCGAGGAGTTCGCCCGTCCCGACACCGAAATGAATCTTCGGTACGCCGGCCGGGGCCATCGCATCGAGCACCTTCGTCGAGTGAGGCAGCACGAACTCGCGATAGTCCGCCAGTGAGAGCGCACCTGCCCAGGAGTCGAAGAGCTGAACCGCGTCGACACCCGCTGCTAGCTGCGCCTGCAAGAACGTGATCGTCGTATCGGCGAGATTGTCGAGAAGGGTGTGCCACGT
This region of Rhodococcus sp. PAMC28707 genomic DNA includes:
- the hemQ gene encoding hydrogen peroxide-dependent heme synthase → MPRLDYTTLNSTLRYLMFSVFKVTPGVLGEDRAEAAKQARVFFESQEEKGVAVRGVYDIAGMRADADFMVWTHAERIEDLQATYSDFRRTTALGKASTPVWSNTALHRPAEFNKSHVPAFIAGEEPGAYICVYPFVRSIDWYLLPDEERRTMLSDHGKAARGYKDVRANTVPAFALGDYEWILAFEAPELDRIVDLMRDLRATEARRHVREETPFFTGPRVDVEALVTSLP
- a CDS encoding molybdopterin-dependent oxidoreductase; translation: MKQPHPGLSQHMGHWGMFRAESADGEVTAVHPQETDRNPSPVLGNLVGSVTHRSRVQGPAVRRGWLERGPGPTDRRGSEEFVPVSWDELTELLAAELSRVIDRHGNQAIYGGSYGWASAGRFHHAQSQVHRFLNCIGGYTRSVHSYSLGATGVVMPHVLGAHWKMFSRSTSWEVIARKTELIVAFGGIPLKNTGINHGGTSDHPTASALDALRARGGKIVTISPLRNDLDGAARWLTPIPGTDVAMMLGIAYVLVSENLHDTAFLDRYCTGYARFEEYLLGATDGTPKTAEWASNICDVSTSEITELAREMARRRTLITVTWSLQRTKSGEQAPWMGVTLASMLGQIGIPGGGFGHGYGSMNEPGLAPVPYPLPTLSQGSNPIKAFIPVAAVSDMLLHPGEEFDFDGQRLTYPDIRLVHWAGGNPFHHHQDLGRLRRALARPDTVVVHDPYWTPMAKHADIVVPSTTSLERSDISCTRNDPLLVAMHPAVPRFADARDDYDTFSAVAERLGVGAQFTEGRTSEEWVEHLYDQWRGYLRGMNVDTPDFEEFWQLGSWPMATEDGLTLLEDYRGDPEKYPLRTPSGRIEIFSEAIEKFGYEDCIGHPAWYEPVEWLKGERAQQFPLHLIANQPKTRLHSQLDHGARSQASKVHDREPIRIHSKAASERGLRDGDVVRVFNDRGACLAGVVVDEDMMPAVVQLATGAWYDPEDPADTGSMCVHGNPNVLTADIGTSSLSHGCTGQHVLVQIERFDGVVPPITAFDPPQFVERETVRRRPG
- a CDS encoding protoporphyrinogen oxidase — protein: MTVGPPRVVVIGGGITGLVAAFRLRQKFGPEADITIVEESMRLGGTLRTVTLEGGPFDVGAEAFIGRRPEVPALMDELGLSAQFVHPAGLRPLIFSGERLHSLPTGTLMGIPADAASVEGLVDARTLATIAGERDTELSWDRTSDLSVAQLVGSRFGEQVLARSVDPLLGGVYSGLSDSIGVRAALPTLAAALDAGATSLSAAVASALPAPSSAPVFGALRDGYRTLIDALVAAAAPRTLFGTAAKSVRRENSGWVVDSIGQFDAVVLAVPAPVLASILGSAVPDAAAAAAEIELASSVVVAMAFDTAVDLPDNSGVLVATDAGLAVKAFTLSSRKWAHIAERGSSLVRASLARFGDAGPLTWTDEELIEAAVRDLHRVTGVDAAPSSSFVQRWHGGLPQYAPGHLDRVATIEAAVRDVDGLAVAGAWSHGVGVPACVASATRAATRIAEVAR
- a CDS encoding HAD family hydrolase; translated protein: MRDRAVASPIEAVVFDFSGTLFRLEEDESWFETVTHSDGTPVDGHRAAELMRRMTAPVGEVVEFDEVNRHAWNNRDLDPSLHRQAYLHVLRESGVSDRAQAESVYGRVIDPSCWTPYPDTAHVLAMLAGRAIPVAVLSNIAFDIRPAFDMLGVFDHVSEFVLSYEVGYVKPQPEIFLSAVRSLGVDPARTLMVGDSEEADGAARAIGCSFALVDPIATRERPTGLLDVLASNGIR